A part of Periophthalmus magnuspinnatus isolate fPerMag1 chromosome 19, fPerMag1.2.pri, whole genome shotgun sequence genomic DNA contains:
- the fscn2b gene encoding fascin-2b, giving the protein MPANGNLPLKLQFGLINHEGRYLTAESFGFKVNASAPSLKKKQVWTLEQDSQDSQVVYLRSHLGRYLASDKDGKVSCEADGHNSDCRFLIVAQSDGRWALQSEPHLRFFGGSHDYLSGFAQFISDTELWAVHLALHPQANLLSVARKRYAHLSMEDGEIAVDMNIPWGVAALLTLVYMDGKYCLKTCDGRFLSNDGKLLRQSGRGTAYTLEFKCGKLAFKDCEGKYLSPMGPTGTLRSGRCSKPGKDELFDLEESHPQVVLTAANGRFVSIRQGVSLSANQEDETDMETFQMEIEKETKKCTFRTSQGNYWALVAHGGIQSTDSIVSADAMFSVEWLGQKVALKASNGKYVCTKKNGQLLAVSDSVGEDELLSIKMINRPMLILRGQNGFICHHKNSNTLDASRSIYDIFTLQHSNGAYQIKGVSGQYWYVNSSLVVCSDGEVPEDFSIELLERGRLAIRGKNGKYLRGDPGGLLKGDGLTLNDSVLWEY; this is encoded by the exons GTAAATGCATCAGCGCCCAGTCTGAAGAAGAAGCAGGTGTGGACTCTGGAGCAGGACTCCCAGGACTCTCAGGTGGTATACTTGCGCAGTCACCTGGGTCGCTACTTGGCGTCAGATAAGGATGGCAAAGTGAGCTGCGAGGCCGATGGACACAACTCAGACTGCCGCTTCCTCATTGTGGCCCAGTCGGACGGCCGCTGGGCGCTACAATCCGAACCACACCTGCGTTTCTTTGGGGGCTCTCACGACTACCTGTCCGGCTTCGCTCAGTTTATCAGTGACACAGAACTATGGGCTGTGCATTTAGCCTTGCACCCGCAGGCAAACTTGCTGTCCGTAGCACGCAAACGCTATGCCCACCTTTCCATGGAAGATGGGGAGATTGCGGTGGATATGAACATTCCTTGGGGGGTGGCAGCACTCTTGACCTTGGTCTACATGGACGGAAAGTACTGCCTTAAAACCTGCGACGGTCGATTTCTTAGCAACGATGGTAAGCTCTTGAGGCAGAGTGGAAGAGGCACAGCATACACATTAGAGTTTAAGTGTGGGAAGCTGGCTTTTAAAGACTGTGAAGGGAAGTACCTATCTCCCATGGGACCCACGGGTACGCTGAGGTCTGGACGCTGCTCCAAACCCGGCAAAGATGAACTGTTCGACTTGGAGGAGAGCCATCCACAAGTGGTTCTGACAGCCGCCAACGGTCGATTTGTCTCTATAAGACAag GAGTGAGTCTTTCAGCGAACCAGGAAGATGAGACGGACATGGAGACATTTCAGATGGAGATCGAGAAGGAGACTAAAAAGTGTACGTTTCGCACCAGCCAAGGAAACTACTGGGCTCTGGTGGCTCATGGAGGGATCCAGAGCACTGACTCTATTGT GTCAGCAGATGCAATGTTTTCAGTGGAGTGGCTTGGCCAGAAGGTGGCACTAAAAGCGAGCAATGGAAAATACGTCTGCACTAAGAAGAATGGCCAGCTGCTTGCTGTTAGCGATTCAGTGG GTGAGGATGAACTTCTGTCTATAAAAATGATCAACCGGCCTATGCTGATCTTAAGAGGACAAAATGGTTTCATCTGTCATCATAAGAATTCCAACACTCTGGACGCCAGTAGATCTATATATGACATTTTCACACTACAACACAGCAATGGGGCATATCAGATTAAAG GTGTGTCCGGTCAGTACTGGTACGTTAACAGCTCTCTTGTGGTGTGCTCCGATGGTGAGGTCCCTGAGGATTTCTCCATTGAGCTTTTGGAGCGTGGGCGTCTGGCGATCAGGGGCAAAAACGGAAAGTACCTGCGTGGGGACCCAGGAGGACTACTGAAGGGAGATGGACTAACGCTCAACGACTCTGTCCTGTGGGAGTACTAG